In the Quercus lobata isolate SW786 chromosome 5, ValleyOak3.0 Primary Assembly, whole genome shotgun sequence genome, one interval contains:
- the LOC115990571 gene encoding uncharacterized protein LOC115990571 yields MDDYLYNTGGVSSKAPISLPPKFKISNAEKFDRIGDLKQHIIRYLSIVEIKGLDEKQTLHAFPLSLMGGASRLYYSLDPRKTKVWNELVELFVDQFIFNTMIDVTLRDLETTKQGVEETFSEYMTRWKTKASRMVNRPNENDQINMIIKNLLLAYNSRFLSLPISSFGELCDCGTRIEDAINNGQLEKGESKPLTKKTYGGGTTTKAPNPVNVSAIIPQQTLAYPKRAC; encoded by the coding sequence ATGGATGATTACCTCTATAACACGGGGGGAGTGAGTTCAAAGGCTCCTATTTCATTGCCTCCAAAGTTCAAAATTTCCAATGCAGAAAAGTTTGATAGGATTGGAGATCTGAAGCAACACATAATAAGATATCTAAGCATTGTTGAAATAAAGGGGCTAGATGAGAAGCAAACTTTGCATGCATTTCCCCTTTCACTCATGGGAGGTGCATCAAGGTTGTATTATAGCCTTGATCCAAGAAAAACTAAGGTGTGGAATGAACTGGTGGAGTTGTTTGTGGACCAATTCATCTTCAATACCATGATTGATGTGACTCTAAGGGATTTGGAGACTACCAAACAAGGTGTGGAGGAGACATTTTCCGAATACATGACTAGGTGGAAGACCAAGGCGTCTAGAATGGTCAATAGGCCAAATGAGAATGACCAAATCAACATGATTATCAAGAACTTGCTTCTGGCTTATAATAGTAGGTTTTTGTCATTACCTATTAGTTCATTTGGAGAACTATGTGATTGTGGGACAAGAATTGAAGATGCTATCAACAATGGGCAATTGGAGAAAGGTGAAAGTAAGCCTCTAACCAAGAAAACATATGGAGGGGGAACCACCACTAAAGCACCTAATCCGGTAAATGTGAGTGCCATCATACCCCAGCAAACACTAGCCTACCCAAAGAGAGCTTGCTAA